A genomic region of Paramormyrops kingsleyae isolate MSU_618 chromosome 19, PKINGS_0.4, whole genome shotgun sequence contains the following coding sequences:
- the rrm2 gene encoding ribonucleoside-diphosphate reductase subunit M2 encodes MSARSPLSSKSENSVITKMDRVNLTDKENTPPSLNATRVLASKTARKIFDTEMKPETARKPGVEDEPLLRDNPRRFVIFPIQYHDIWQMYKKAEASFWTAEEVDLSKDLQHWESLKDDERYFISHVLAFFAASDGIVNENLVERFSQEVQVTEARCFYGFQIAMENIHSEMYSLLIDTYIKDPAEREYLFNAIETLPCVKKKADWALNWIGNRDAQYGERVVAFAAVEGIFFSGSFAAIFWLKKRGLMPGLTFSNELISRDEGLHCDFACLMFKHLVNKPSKQKVKQIITDAVEIEQEFLTQALPVNLIGMNCDLMKQYIEFVADRLMLELGFSKIYRAENPFDFMENISLEGKTNFFEKRVGEYQRMGVMSGPTDNTFRLDADF; translated from the exons ATGTCTGCTCGCAGCCCTCTTTCAAGCAAAAGCGAAAACTCCGTCATTACCAAAATGGACCGTGTTAACCTGACTGACAAAGAAAACACG ccCCCAAGCTTAAATGCTACCCGTGTTCTGGCATCCAAGACCGCGCGAAAAATATTCGACACAGAG ATGAAGCCTGAAACGGCCCGTAAACCAGGCGTCGAGGATGAGCCGCTGCTAAGGGACAATCCCCGTCGATTTGTCATTTTCCCCATCCAATATCACGACATCTGGCAGATGTACAAGAAGGCAGAGGCTTCTTTCTGGACTGCAGAGGAG GTTGACCTCTCCAAAGACTTGCAACACTGGGAATCCCTAAAAGATGATGAGAGATACTTCATCTCTCACGTTCTGGCTTTCTTTGCTGCCAGTGATGGCATCGTAAATGAGAATTTG GTGGAACGCTTTAGCCAGGAAGTCCAGGTGACTGAAGCTCGTTGTTTCTATGGTTTCCAAATTGCCATGGAGAACATTCATTCAGAAATGTACAGCCTGCTCATTGACACATACATCAAGGATCCCGCTGAAAG GGAGTACCTCTTCAATGCAATTGAGACACTGCCTTGTGTGAAGAAGAAGGCCGACTGGGCTCTGAACTGGATTGGAAACAGGGATGCTCAGTATG GGGAACGTGTAGTGGCATTTGCTGCTGTGGAAGGAATCTTCTTCTCTGGGTCTTTTGCTGCCATCTTTTGGTTGAAGAAGAGGGGTCTAATGCCTGGCCTCACATTCTCCAATGAGCTGATCAGCAGGGATGAG ggtCTTCATTGCGACTTTGCCTGCCTGATGTTTAAGCACTTGGTGAACAAGCCTTCCAAACAAAAGGTTAAACAGATCATCACAGATGCTGTTGAAATTGAGCAG GAGTTCCTCACACAGGCTCTCCCGGTGAACCTAATCGGCATGAATTGCGATCTTATGAAACAGTACATCGAGTTTGTTGCTGACAGATTGATGCTTGAACTAGGCTTTAGCAAG ATCTACAGGGCGGAGAACCCCTTTGATTTTATGGAGAACATTTCTCTGGAGGGGAAGACAAACTTCTTTGAGAAGAGGGTTGGGGAGTACCAGCGAATGGGTGTCATGTCTGGGCCAACTGATAACACATTCCGCCTGGATGCAGACTTCTGA